The window AGAGACTGCCCATCAGCAGGCGGGTGGTCTGCTCCGGCAGCAGATTGGCGATGTTCTGTCCGACGACGATCGCCGGTGCGAGACCCTGCAGACGGGCGGTCGGGCAATGATAATAAAGGACGCTGCCGGCCGCATCGAGACGAAAGACGAGATCGGGCATGAAGTTGACGACCTGCTGATGCAGTTCAGAGAGCGCCTCGAACTCCTGGTTGCGGCGGCGCAGATTGGCGCGGCTTTGCTGCAGCGATTCTTCGGCCTGCTTGCGATCCGTGATGTCGACAATGCCCGAGACCATATAAGTCTGACCATTCATTTCGATCAGTTCGGCAGAAATCAGACCGGTCTTAATGATGCCGTTGCGCGTACGAAAATTGACCTCGATATTGTGCAGCTGACGATGCAGCGCCAATTGACGGAAAAAAGCTTCCCGATACTCCTGCCGTTCCCAGAAACGAATGTCATGCGAAGTCCTGCCCATGACGTCGTCGCGCGAATAGCCGAACATATTGGTGAAGCTGTTGTTGACCGATATGAAATACGGATCGGGAAAAGACGTCAAAGTAATGGCGATCGGAATGCTGTTGAAAATCGTGGCAAAATAGCCGTCGGACATCGGCAAGGCGGCTTGGGCATGGAATAATTGGTTGTGGCGCAGGCCTGGCATCAGGCACTGCGGCTGGTATTCCGGCGGCTGGACCGTTTCCAGTTCGGCGATGCGTCGGTGCAAAGAATTCAGTTCATATAATAATTCTTCCCGCGACAGGTCTTGCAAATCCATACCTAAATCCTCTCTTTGCAAACAGTCTGAAATTCCTCCCGAACGACTATTCGACAAATGCTATAAAACAATTATACAGGAATTAGGCGATAAAGGGAAGTAATTTCGGGAAACGTGTCGATTTTTGACTGGAAAATCTTTGCAAACTGTTAAACAGAAAAAGTTTTTAAAAGACAAACGTCCAAAAGCCACGCAAAAGAGTGAGCGGGCGTTTCAGAGGGGTGCTGCAACGATAAAGAGGCGAGGATTCATGTTTTTGCTGCTCGCAACGGCTTCAATGCAGCTGCAACGCAAAAAAAGAAGGTCGCAGCATAGAAGGGAATCCTAACTGGCGGCTTGGCGAGCGCGCCGTTTTCTACTATAATACAGGCAGGGCCTTGTGCCTCACGGAAAAGGAGAAAAGTATGCAAGTACACGTCTTAGCCAGTGGCAGTACTGGAAACTGCATCGTATTGGATTTTGCACACACCCGTTTGCTGGTCGACGCGGGGATCAGCACGCGGCGCATAAAAAATGGCCTGGCCGAGATCGGCTTGCAGCCGGAAGAACTCGACGGCGTGTTTCTTACGCATGAGCATCGCGACCATGTCAACGGTCTGGCGACATTGACGAAGAAATACCGCTTGCCGGTTTATGCGACGGCGGCTACCTGGCAGAATATGTTCTGCCGTGCGGCCATTCCTGACGAATGCTGCCGCATACTGAGCGAGAACGTCGGCATCGGCGCAGTCAATGTGCGCCCCTTTGCGATTTCGCATGACGCCGCCGCACCGGTCGGCTATTCGTTTTATACCAAAGAACTCAAATGCACGGTTGCGACCGACCTTGGTTTTGTTACCGACGGCGTGCGCGAAGCGCTCGACTACAGCGATATTTTAGTACTCGAATCCAACCACGATGTCGAAATGCTGCAACAGGGAAGTTATCCGTGGCATTTGAAACGCCGCATCCTGAGCAACCGCGGCCATCTTTCGAACGTCGACGCCGGTTGGGCGATCGCCCGTATGGCGAAAAAGGACAAGCTGCAGGTCTTGCTGGCGCATCTTAGTCAGGAAAACAACTGTCAGGAACTGGCCGAACGGACCGTGGCCAACATCGTGAGCGAGCAGGGCTTTTGCCTGGAAAATCAAATCAAGCTTCATATGACGCAACCCGATCAGCGGGTCAGCATCGCATTATAAAAGAAGAGACAGGACAGCAGGGAGGAATGAAAATGAGAGAGGGATATCGAAAATGGGCGCCGTATTTTCTTGTGGCGGTCTTAGGGGCCTGCATCGGCGGCGGACTCGTCCTGGGTTACGGCGGATCTATGCTTGGCAAAGATAAAACGCGTCCGGCGGGCGACAAGATCACCTTGTCGCAGGGCAAGGCGACTGCGCAGCTGTCGGAAGCGCGCAACACGCCGCTCGTGCGTGCGGCGCAGGCGGTCGGCCCGGCAGTCGTCGGCATCACGAACAAAGCCTATGCGCGCGACTATTTCAACCGCAAGGTACTGGTCGATAAAGGCGTCGGCTCGGGCGTCATCTTCGACGCCAAGGGCTACATCGCGACGAACAACCATGTCGTTGAAGGTGCGCAGGAACTGTCGGTATCGCTCTCGGACGGTCGCGTCGTTACCGGACGCGTCGTCGGAACCGATCCGGTGACCGATCTGGCAGTCGTTAAAGTTGACGAAAGCAATCTTCCGGTTGCTGTGCTTGGCGATTCGGACAGCCTGATGGTCGGCGAACCTGCGATGGCGATCGGCAATCCGCTTGGTCTTGAATTCAAAGGTAGCGTAACGGTCGGCGTCATTAGCGCGTTG of the Azotosporobacter soli genome contains:
- a CDS encoding S1C family serine protease translates to MREGYRKWAPYFLVAVLGACIGGGLVLGYGGSMLGKDKTRPAGDKITLSQGKATAQLSEARNTPLVRAAQAVGPAVVGITNKAYARDYFNRKVLVDKGVGSGVIFDAKGYIATNNHVVEGAQELSVSLSDGRVVTGRVVGTDPVTDLAVVKVDESNLPVAVLGDSDSLMVGEPAMAIGNPLGLEFKGSVTVGVISALNRSIEIGERKFKLIQTDAAINPGNSGGALVNADGVLIGINSAKISAEGVEGIGLAIPINSARPILESLIEKGRVVRAYIGIGILDKASAANYGYRLDLEQGVYVARVQQNGPAGRAGIREGDIILKIGGADVNSVADLRSAVDAQTVGGKVDVVIQRKNKQMTTSVQLEEMPQQ
- a CDS encoding MBL fold metallo-hydrolase, which produces MQVHVLASGSTGNCIVLDFAHTRLLVDAGISTRRIKNGLAEIGLQPEELDGVFLTHEHRDHVNGLATLTKKYRLPVYATAATWQNMFCRAAIPDECCRILSENVGIGAVNVRPFAISHDAAAPVGYSFYTKELKCTVATDLGFVTDGVREALDYSDILVLESNHDVEMLQQGSYPWHLKRRILSNRGHLSNVDAGWAIARMAKKDKLQVLLAHLSQENNCQELAERTVANIVSEQGFCLENQIKLHMTQPDQRVSIAL